The Thiorhodovibrio litoralis genome includes a window with the following:
- the leuC gene encoding 3-isopropylmalate dehydratase large subunit → MSPRTLYDKIWDAHLVRVDDSVASASESSNATALLYIDRQLVHEVTSPQAFEGLRLAGRKPRRPEANLAVPDHNVPTLDRHLGIADPVSRIQVETLINNCHEFGIPLFDMADKRQGVVHVIGPEQGFTQPGMTIVCGDSHTSTHGAFGALSFGVGTSEVEHVLATQCLTQKKSKSMLVRVDGALGAGVTAKDIVLAVIGEIGTAGGTGHVIEYAGDAIEALSMEGRMTVCNMAIEAGARAGLIGIDQKTVDYLRGRPMAPQGAAFEQAAAYWLSLNSDPGAEYDRVVHLDAASIRPQVTWGTSPEMVVPVDATVPDPAEIADPVKAGSYRHALAYMGLEPGAAISDIALDKVFIGSCTNGRIEDLRAAAEVAKGKRVAASVKQALVVPGSGLVKEQAEAEGLDRIFIDAGFEWREPGCSMCLAMNADRLEPGERCASTSNRNFEGRQGPGGRTHLVSPAMAAAAAVHGHFVDVREV, encoded by the coding sequence ATGAGTCCGAGGACGCTCTACGACAAAATTTGGGACGCGCATCTGGTGCGAGTCGATGACTCGGTGGCATCGGCTTCCGAGTCATCAAATGCCACCGCGCTTTTATACATCGACCGGCAGTTGGTGCATGAAGTCACCTCGCCGCAGGCCTTTGAAGGGCTGCGCCTGGCTGGCCGGAAACCGCGTCGGCCCGAGGCCAATCTGGCGGTGCCGGATCACAATGTGCCAACGCTTGATCGGCACCTCGGCATTGCCGATCCGGTCTCGCGCATTCAGGTCGAGACGCTGATCAACAACTGCCACGAGTTCGGCATCCCGCTGTTCGACATGGCGGACAAGCGCCAGGGCGTCGTGCATGTGATCGGCCCCGAGCAGGGCTTCACCCAGCCCGGCATGACCATTGTTTGCGGCGATAGCCACACCTCTACTCATGGCGCTTTCGGTGCGCTGTCCTTTGGCGTCGGCACTTCGGAAGTCGAGCATGTGCTGGCCACCCAGTGCCTGACGCAGAAAAAATCCAAGTCCATGCTGGTTCGCGTCGATGGGGCGCTTGGGGCCGGTGTGACGGCCAAGGACATCGTGCTGGCCGTCATCGGCGAGATTGGTACCGCCGGCGGCACCGGTCATGTGATCGAATACGCCGGCGATGCCATCGAAGCGCTCAGCATGGAAGGGCGGATGACGGTCTGCAACATGGCGATCGAGGCCGGCGCGCGTGCCGGACTCATTGGCATTGATCAGAAAACCGTCGATTACCTGCGCGGACGGCCCATGGCGCCCCAGGGCGCGGCCTTCGAGCAGGCGGCGGCCTACTGGCTAAGCCTGAATTCCGATCCCGGTGCCGAGTATGACCGGGTGGTGCATCTGGACGCTGCCAGCATCCGCCCGCAGGTCACCTGGGGCACCTCGCCCGAAATGGTGGTGCCGGTGGACGCGACAGTGCCTGATCCGGCCGAGATCGCCGATCCGGTCAAGGCTGGCAGCTATCGCCATGCGCTCGCCTACATGGGCCTGGAGCCCGGTGCGGCGATCAGCGACATTGCTTTGGATAAGGTCTTCATCGGCTCATGCACCAATGGCCGCATCGAGGATCTGCGCGCGGCGGCCGAGGTGGCGAAGGGCAAACGGGTGGCTGCTTCCGTCAAGCAAGCGCTGGTGGTGCCAGGTTCCGGGTTGGTTAAGGAGCAGGCGGAGGCCGAGGGGCTGGATCGAATTTTCATCGATGCCGGCTTCGAGTGGCGCGAGCCGGGCTGCTCCATGTGTCTGGCGATGAATGCCGACCGCCTGGAGCCAGGCGAGCGTTGCGCATCCACCAGCAACCGCAACTTCGAGGGCCGGCAAGGGCCGGGCGGCCGTACTCATCTGGTCAGCCCGGCTATGGCGGCAGCGGCGGCCGTTCATGGTCATTTTGTCGACGTGCGGGAGGTCTAA
- the leuD gene encoding 3-isopropylmalate dehydratase small subunit encodes MQPFENFSSVVVPLDRANVDTDAIIPKQFLKSIQRTGFGPYLFDEWRYLDHGEPGMDCSNRPINPDFVLNDPRYQGAKILLARRNFGCGSSREHAPWALADYGFRVLIAPSFADIFHQNATKNGILPVVLDEVLIDELFTLASGDEPLTIDVDLHNLKLSPDGRAHIEIDIDPHHHHCLIHGLDDIGLTLEHADAIAAYEQRRAAEAPWLFA; translated from the coding sequence ATGCAGCCTTTTGAGAATTTCAGCAGCGTCGTGGTGCCGCTCGACCGCGCCAATGTCGATACCGATGCCATCATCCCCAAACAGTTCCTGAAGTCTATTCAGCGCACCGGCTTCGGCCCCTATCTGTTCGATGAGTGGCGCTATCTCGACCATGGTGAGCCAGGAATGGACTGCAGCAACCGGCCTATCAATCCGGACTTCGTGTTGAATGATCCGCGCTATCAGGGTGCGAAGATCCTGCTCGCACGCCGTAACTTCGGCTGCGGCTCCTCGCGTGAGCACGCCCCTTGGGCGCTGGCTGATTATGGCTTTCGGGTGCTGATCGCGCCGAGCTTTGCCGACATCTTTCATCAAAATGCGACCAAAAATGGCATCCTGCCGGTGGTGCTCGACGAGGTGCTGATTGATGAACTCTTCACCCTGGCCAGTGGTGATGAGCCTTTGACCATCGATGTCGATCTGCACAACCTCAAGCTCAGCCCAGATGGTCGCGCGCACATCGAAATCGACATCGACCCCCACCATCACCACTGCCTGATCCACGGCTTGGATGATATCGGCCTGACGCTGGAACATGCCGATGCCATCGCCGCCTACGAGCAACGCCGCGCCGCCGAGGCGCCCTGGCTGTTCGCCTGA
- the leuB gene encoding 3-isopropylmalate dehydrogenase, with amino-acid sequence MSKTILILPGDGIGPEIIAEAVKVLECLRDDFGLAIDMQQALVGGCAYDATGSPLPEETLNQAKASDAVLLGAVGGAKWEPLPIAVRPEKGLLGLRAGLGLFANLRPAILYPQLAAASTLKPDVVAGLDLMIIRELTGGIYFGQPRGVETLDSGERRGFNTLVYSESEIERICRVAFDIAMKRNKRVCSVDKANVLEATELWREIATQVGQDYPEVELSHMYVDNAAMQLVRAPKQFDVMVTTNMFGDILSDCAAMLTGSIGMLPSAALNESGQGMYEPIHGSAPDIAGKGIANPLATILSVAMMLRYSLAAPEQAERIEKAVEKVLDQGLRSADLASPGTATVGTAAMGDAVVAALREAAGG; translated from the coding sequence TTGTCCAAGACCATTTTGATTTTGCCGGGTGATGGCATTGGCCCGGAAATCATCGCCGAAGCGGTGAAAGTGCTCGAATGCCTGCGCGATGACTTCGGTCTCGCCATCGACATGCAGCAGGCCCTGGTTGGCGGCTGTGCCTATGATGCCACCGGCTCGCCACTGCCCGAGGAGACGCTGAACCAGGCCAAGGCCTCAGACGCCGTCCTGCTTGGTGCCGTCGGTGGTGCCAAATGGGAGCCGCTGCCGATTGCCGTGCGCCCGGAAAAGGGCCTGCTGGGACTGCGCGCGGGTCTGGGCCTGTTCGCCAATCTGCGCCCGGCCATTTTGTATCCGCAACTCGCCGCCGCCTCCACGCTCAAGCCCGATGTTGTCGCCGGGCTGGATCTGATGATCATCCGCGAGCTGACCGGTGGCATCTATTTCGGCCAGCCGCGCGGGGTCGAGACCCTGGACTCTGGCGAGCGCCGTGGCTTCAACACCCTGGTCTATAGTGAGTCTGAGATCGAGCGCATCTGCCGCGTGGCCTTCGATATCGCGATGAAGCGCAACAAGCGCGTCTGCTCGGTCGACAAGGCCAATGTGCTGGAAGCCACCGAGCTGTGGCGCGAGATCGCCACCCAGGTCGGCCAGGATTACCCCGAGGTTGAGCTGAGCCACATGTACGTCGACAACGCCGCCATGCAACTGGTGCGCGCGCCCAAGCAGTTCGACGTGATGGTCACCACCAATATGTTCGGCGACATCCTGTCCGACTGCGCCGCCATGCTGACCGGCTCTATCGGCATGCTGCCCTCGGCGGCGCTGAACGAAAGCGGCCAAGGCATGTACGAGCCCATTCACGGCTCGGCCCCTGATATTGCGGGCAAAGGCATCGCCAATCCGCTCGCCACCATCCTGTCGGTGGCCATGATGCTGCGCTATTCGCTCGCCGCACCCGAGCAGGCCGAGCGTATTGAAAAGGCCGTTGAGAAGGTCCTTGATCAAGGCCTGCGCAGTGCGGATCTGGCCTCGCCTGGGACGGCGACAGTGGGCACCGCCGCAATGGGCGATGCCGTCGTGGCCGCGCTGCGCGAAGCGGCTGGTGGCTAA
- a CDS encoding CDP-alcohol phosphatidyltransferase family protein has protein sequence MTLLQRLRDGYARIDARYHPVPRRAYEYPINRYYAHRLDTLLTWVADRLGCSPNFATALAAVAGVAAAGALAAHWFIAAALLIQLHHLLDGVDGNLARSQGRCSTVGKRLDQLSDQLVRLALFVSLALVSHVPGWLAIAMLATLYLDIALVAWVITPCARRRTLIRARWKQWFMDRGLMPGFDIFTLYALVSLCLLLQAPALAVVLVTLLKTLDWSYRLWECARTNVSALLTKPGKAARDQVR, from the coding sequence ATGACGCTGCTGCAACGACTTCGAGATGGCTATGCGCGCATTGATGCGCGCTACCATCCCGTCCCGCGCCGCGCTTACGAATATCCCATCAACCGCTACTACGCCCATCGCCTCGACACCCTGCTGACCTGGGTGGCGGACCGCCTGGGCTGCTCACCCAACTTCGCCACCGCGCTCGCGGCCGTCGCCGGCGTGGCCGCGGCCGGGGCACTGGCTGCGCACTGGTTCATCGCGGCCGCGCTGCTCATCCAGCTGCATCACCTGCTTGACGGAGTCGACGGCAACCTGGCGCGCTCCCAGGGGCGCTGCAGCACTGTTGGCAAGCGGCTCGATCAACTCAGCGATCAGTTAGTGCGCTTGGCGCTGTTCGTTTCCCTGGCGTTGGTCTCTCATGTTCCAGGCTGGCTTGCCATTGCCATGCTGGCCACCCTCTACCTGGATATCGCCCTGGTCGCCTGGGTAATCACCCCCTGCGCGCGCCGCAGAACACTCATCCGCGCGCGCTGGAAGCAGTGGTTCATGGATCGCGGCCTGATGCCCGGCTTTGATATCTTCACCCTCTATGCCCTGGTCAGCCTGTGCCTGCTGTTGCAAGCACCCGCGCTCGCGGTGGTGCTGGTCACCCTGCTCAAGACACTCGACTGGAGCTATCGGCTGTGGGAATGCGCGCGCACCAATGTCTCAGCGCTGCTGACCAAGCCGGGGAAAGCCGCTCGCGATCAAGTCCGCTAA
- a CDS encoding helix-turn-helix domain-containing protein, which produces MSSNTAPATSAQPRGRPPPQIWQPQRHALIDASQSADEQAWVAEFNCRQLSAGRFSGLLERVDLDGIEIVREQQSQDIHKAGVMPPGTCTVSLIQRAEGNARFSQFAEDAVDQLFFMSGETAFDAIVPGGLSTCYVRLNQRALLKGLAALNEPLAERLTSGGLQALGNAGKRPLELSLRALENIVRDPRTGHRGASPQALRRNLLELVLITVSASDEVIPGTHPSLHARRRSLQIVRRAQAYMEEQLAQGCNPNMVDLCLHTSVSERTLQYAFRDQLGLTPNTYLRLLRLNGVRAELVTSSAEVTSVTQVATRWGFLHLGRFARAYRELFKEAPSATLAR; this is translated from the coding sequence ATGTCATCCAACACCGCTCCAGCCACCAGCGCCCAACCGCGCGGTCGCCCACCGCCCCAGATCTGGCAACCCCAGCGCCATGCCCTCATCGACGCCTCCCAGTCCGCCGATGAACAGGCCTGGGTGGCGGAATTCAATTGTCGTCAGCTCAGCGCGGGGCGCTTTTCCGGTCTGTTGGAGCGGGTCGACCTGGACGGCATTGAGATCGTGCGCGAGCAGCAAAGCCAGGATATTCACAAAGCCGGCGTCATGCCGCCGGGCACTTGCACCGTCTCCTTGATTCAACGCGCCGAGGGCAATGCCCGTTTCTCCCAATTTGCCGAGGATGCGGTCGATCAGTTGTTTTTCATGTCCGGAGAAACCGCGTTCGACGCCATCGTCCCAGGCGGCCTTTCCACCTGTTATGTGCGTCTCAACCAACGGGCATTGCTGAAGGGTCTTGCCGCGCTGAATGAGCCACTCGCCGAGCGCCTGACCAGCGGCGGTCTCCAGGCCCTGGGAAACGCCGGCAAGCGGCCGTTAGAGCTTAGCCTGCGCGCACTCGAGAACATCGTCCGCGATCCACGCACCGGACATCGGGGCGCCAGCCCGCAAGCGCTGCGCCGCAACCTGTTGGAACTGGTGCTGATCACCGTCAGCGCCTCGGACGAGGTCATCCCCGGCACTCACCCGAGCTTGCATGCCCGTCGCCGCAGCCTGCAGATTGTCCGCCGCGCGCAGGCTTACATGGAAGAGCAACTCGCGCAGGGCTGCAACCCCAATATGGTTGATTTGTGCCTGCACACGAGCGTGTCCGAGCGGACCCTGCAATACGCCTTTCGCGACCAACTCGGGCTGACCCCAAATACCTACCTGCGCCTGCTGCGCCTGAACGGCGTGCGCGCCGAGCTAGTCACATCCAGCGCCGAAGTCACCTCCGTCACCCAGGTCGCCACCCGCTGGGGTTTCCTGCACCTTGGCCGCTTCGCACGGGCCTATCGCGAGCTGTTCAAAGAGGCCCCGTCCGCCACCCTCGCGCGCTGA
- a CDS encoding InlB B-repeat-containing protein yields MSLFFLFWENAAASQFNWGTPPTDLSATGQNAVDPQVAVDSSGNAIAVWERSGIIQSARYQVGTGWVKADGAIEVSNLSDPSLNAYVPQVAIDSSGNAIAVWERNSIIQSARYQVGTGWVKADGAIEVSDLSATGQNADNPQVAVDNSGNAIAVWEVFNGNWIIQSARYVADSETWGAISDLSATGLNAYDPQVAVDSSGNAIAVWKRKFIIQSSRYDADRGTWGEVSDLSDLGATGWADVPQVAVNSSGKAIAVWRGYDGSNRIIQSLRYDADSGTWGEVSNLTELGGEEPQVAIDNSGNAIAVWRGSNGSNQIIQSARYEEGTGWVKDGEAIEVSDLSATGQSADVPQIAMDSSGNAIAVWRRLSSPAIIQSSRYDAVSEAWSAVSDLGAAATSVRHQIAVDSSGNATAVWAASNGSNLIIRSARGIPTYSIGGTVSGLASDQSVALQNNAGDDKTVSANGAFTFDTNIASGESYAVTVLTQPTGQTCTVSNDSGSNVMADVSNVSVTCATNTHAISTNPGAGGSISCTPNPVPEGEDSECTATPNSGYSFSSWGGACSGSTNPCTLSNVTEAKTVSATFESTGGGGGGGGGGTPSPINGRCGSAEGEAFAVAPSSNLCSAGTPSAVSGTGPWSWTCQGQYGGTDANCTATTAEVDGRCGSASGATFATRPSSGLCASGTAGAIAGTGPWFWNCSGQHGGASTWCGANAAGLPPYDPDPDIPSDEIWTQLPDEDTDGIPDAVEGQVLSLDGATQGDGNGDGIPDVEQAHVSAFTGADCPERERPRFVTLAAPVGTELSDVTRREPPDDLPEDLTLGCGEIAFQVQGLEPGATLDFSVYVENDAAVNGYYYRNRQTGAWDNIATAITPEGIKIRLDYQLQDGGPYDADGLTNGTLVDPGGPGYRGEMASLLLPVNNGISLYERLYVYGQQGQEWVRLEGGRGSWIDQNIDGIELPGALSDYRFSQAGNTVWIEGPNRSARIVVQGGAHGTAVATDEGGTWLHFSGQQVLLGHQPLSSRAQQFDASELGDSFDPAAAAGTGPFSDNLSPNRFLLEPNAVVHLAELADAYGTPARDTLRLVGTPGVEVDQNIDRVHLDGALGDYRFRQQGNGAEITRNDRWVATIRAQGDADGTELLFTDVSAPLWYDGNQMRLGRAALASERAGIIEQDAL; encoded by the coding sequence TTGAGTCTGTTTTTCCTGTTCTGGGAGAACGCGGCAGCTTCTCAGTTCAACTGGGGCACGCCACCAACTGACCTCAGCGCCACCGGGCAGAACGCCGTCGATCCCCAGGTCGCGGTCGACAGCAGTGGCAACGCCATCGCCGTTTGGGAACGTTCTGGCATCATCCAGAGCGCGCGTTACCAAGTCGGCACTGGCTGGGTCAAAGCCGACGGCGCCATTGAGGTCAGTAACCTCAGCGATCCCTCGTTGAACGCCTATGTTCCCCAGGTCGCAATCGATAGCAGTGGCAATGCCATCGCCGTGTGGGAGCGTAATTCCATCATCCAGAGCGCGCGTTACCAAGTCGGCACTGGCTGGGTCAAAGCCGACGGCGCCATCGAGGTCAGCGACCTCAGCGCCACCGGGCAGAACGCCGACAATCCCCAGGTTGCGGTCGATAACAGTGGCAATGCCATCGCTGTGTGGGAGGTCTTTAACGGTAATTGGATTATACAGAGCGCGCGTTACGTCGCCGATAGTGAGACTTGGGGCGCCATCAGCGACCTCAGCGCCACCGGGCTGAATGCCTACGATCCCCAGGTCGCGGTCGATAGCAGTGGCAACGCTATCGCCGTATGGAAGCGTAAGTTCATCATCCAGAGCTCGCGTTACGACGCCGACAGAGGCACCTGGGGCGAGGTCAGCGACCTCAGCGACCTCGGCGCCACCGGTTGGGCCGACGTTCCCCAGGTCGCGGTCAACAGCAGTGGCAAGGCCATCGCCGTGTGGCGGGGGTATGATGGCAGCAACCGGATCATCCAGAGCTTGCGTTACGACGCCGACAGTGGCACCTGGGGCGAGGTCAGCAACCTCACCGAGCTGGGCGGCGAAGAGCCCCAAGTTGCCATCGACAACAGTGGCAACGCCATCGCCGTGTGGCGGGGGTCTAATGGCAGCAACCAGATCATCCAGAGTGCGCGTTACGAAGAGGGCACCGGCTGGGTCAAAGACGGCGAGGCCATCGAGGTCAGCGACCTCAGCGCCACCGGGCAGTCCGCCGACGTTCCGCAAATTGCCATGGACAGCAGTGGCAACGCCATCGCCGTGTGGCGGCGGCTCTCCAGTCCCGCCATCATCCAGAGCTCGCGTTACGACGCCGTCAGCGAGGCTTGGAGCGCCGTCAGCGACCTCGGCGCCGCGGCGACCAGCGTACGCCACCAGATTGCCGTCGACAGCAGTGGCAACGCCACCGCCGTGTGGGCGGCCTCTAACGGCAGCAACTTGATCATCCGAAGCGCGCGCGGTATTCCTACCTACAGCATCGGCGGCACCGTCTCCGGGCTGGCCTCGGACCAATCGGTGGCGCTGCAGAACAACGCCGGCGATGACAAGACCGTCTCCGCCAACGGTGCCTTCACCTTCGACACCAATATCGCCTCAGGCGAAAGCTACGCCGTCACCGTGCTGACCCAGCCCACAGGGCAGACCTGCACCGTTAGCAACGACTCCGGCAGCAATGTCATGGCCGATGTCAGCAACGTCAGCGTCACTTGTGCCACCAACACCCACGCCATCAGCACCAATCCGGGCGCCGGCGGCAGCATCAGCTGCACTCCCAATCCGGTCCCTGAAGGCGAAGACAGCGAATGCACCGCCACCCCCAATAGCGGCTACAGCTTCAGTAGCTGGGGCGGAGCTTGCTCCGGCAGCACCAACCCCTGCACCCTGAGCAACGTCACCGAGGCCAAGACCGTCTCCGCCACCTTTGAATCCACCGGCGGCGGAGGCGGAGGTGGTGGCGGGGGCACCCCCAGCCCCATCAACGGCCGCTGCGGCAGCGCCGAGGGCGAAGCTTTCGCGGTCGCGCCCAGTAGCAACCTGTGCAGCGCCGGCACACCGAGCGCGGTCAGCGGCACCGGCCCTTGGTCCTGGACCTGTCAGGGTCAGTACGGCGGAACCGATGCCAACTGTACCGCCACCACCGCTGAAGTCGACGGCCGCTGCGGTTCCGCCAGCGGCGCCACCTTCGCCACCCGCCCCAGCAGCGGCCTGTGCGCCAGCGGCACCGCCGGAGCCATCGCCGGCACCGGCCCCTGGTTCTGGAATTGCAGCGGTCAGCACGGCGGGGCAAGCACCTGGTGCGGTGCCAACGCCGCAGGCTTGCCGCCCTATGATCCCGATCCCGACATCCCCAGTGATGAGATCTGGACCCAGCTGCCCGATGAAGACACCGACGGCATTCCCGACGCCGTCGAAGGCCAAGTGCTCAGCCTTGATGGCGCCACCCAGGGCGACGGCAATGGCGACGGCATCCCCGATGTCGAACAAGCCCATGTCAGCGCCTTCACCGGGGCCGACTGTCCCGAACGCGAGCGCCCGCGCTTCGTCACCCTCGCCGCCCCCGTTGGCACCGAGCTGAGCGATGTCACCCGCCGCGAGCCACCCGATGATCTGCCCGAAGACCTCACCCTCGGCTGTGGCGAAATCGCCTTCCAAGTCCAAGGGCTCGAGCCCGGCGCCACCCTCGACTTCTCCGTCTACGTCGAGAACGACGCCGCCGTCAACGGCTACTACTACCGCAATCGGCAAACTGGCGCCTGGGACAACATCGCCACCGCCATCACCCCTGAAGGCATCAAAATCCGCCTCGACTACCAACTCCAGGACGGTGGCCCCTATGACGCCGACGGCCTCACCAACGGCACCCTCGTCGATCCCGGCGGCCCCGGCTACCGTGGCGAGATGGCCAGCCTCCTGCTCCCGGTGAACAACGGCATCAGCCTCTACGAACGCCTGTACGTCTATGGCCAACAGGGCCAAGAATGGGTGCGTCTGGAAGGCGGACGCGGTAGCTGGATCGACCAAAACATCGACGGCATCGAACTGCCAGGTGCGCTCAGCGACTACCGCTTCAGCCAAGCCGGCAACACCGTCTGGATCGAAGGCCCCAACCGCAGCGCCCGCATCGTCGTCCAAGGCGGCGCGCACGGCACCGCGGTGGCCACCGATGAAGGCGGCACCTGGCTGCACTTCAGCGGCCAGCAGGTGTTACTGGGTCATCAACCGCTGAGCAGCCGAGCCCAACAGTTCGACGCCAGCGAACTCGGCGACAGCTTCGACCCGGCGGCGGCAGCCGGGACGGGTCCCTTCAGTGACAACCTCAGTCCCAACCGGTTCCTGCTCGAGCCCAATGCCGTGGTGCATCTGGCCGAGCTTGCTGACGCCTATGGCACCCCCGCGCGCGATACCCTGCGCTTGGTTGGCACCCCCGGCGTGGAGGTTGACCAAAACATCGACCGCGTGCATCTCGACGGCGCGCTGGGTGATTACCGCTTCCGCCAGCAAGGCAATGGGGCGGAGATCACCCGCAATGACCGCTGGGTCGCGACCATCCGCGCCCAAGGGGATGCCGATGGCACCGAGCTGCTCTTCACCGATGTGAGTGCGCCGCTGTGGTATGACGGCAACCAGATGCGCCTGGGGCGGGCGGCGCTGGCGAGTGAGCGCGCGGGCATCATTGAACAGGATGCGCTTTAG
- a CDS encoding DUF29 domain-containing protein, with amino-acid sequence MRKSPGLKSVLDAAIAEVYPNAVDLASDPTRDTTRELTPELTR; translated from the coding sequence GTGCGCAAATCACCCGGTTTGAAATCCGTGCTCGACGCGGCGATTGCCGAGGTCTACCCCAACGCCGTTGACCTGGCCAGCGATCCGACCCGGGATACGACCCGAGAGCTAACCCCGGAGCTGACCAGATAA
- a CDS encoding ATP-binding protein, translating into MNKFFNTSGPIKPENHYNLPPLHRIDWEEIAHLIRSERYFVLHAPRQTGKTSTLLAIMADLNRESQFACAYANIEGAQAARGDATQGIPAVCSAIARAIEIHLADARIKTWLAGEGRGVVAQDQLTAMLEHWAQISPKPVVLLLDEVDALIGDTLISLLRQIRAGYNQRPAAFPHSIILCGVRDVRDYRMRTADQEIITGGSAFNIKAKSLRMGNFTEDETRALWQQHTEATGQTFAPEIFSQLWLDTHGQPWLVNALGYEVTWENRAARDRSRPIVLEDYHAGRERLILSRATHLDQLTDKLKEPRVRQVVAALLSTEQTELQMSEDDLQYVADLGLITRKPDIHLSNRIYQEIIPRELTAVTQDTMIQKSVWYLNPQHRLDMDKLLAAFQQFFRENGESWVERFDYREAGPQLLIQAFLQRILNGGGRLSREYALGRRRTDLFLEWPLNEAQGFFGPVQRVVIELKLLHAGRTLKSLLPESLAQTADYADKTGAEEAHLVIFHRDAALSWEQRLWRREEHQGSRTIRVWGC; encoded by the coding sequence ATGAATAAGTTTTTCAACACCTCCGGGCCAATCAAGCCCGAGAACCACTACAACCTCCCGCCTCTGCACCGGATCGATTGGGAAGAAATCGCACATCTGATTCGCTCCGAACGCTACTTCGTCCTCCACGCGCCGCGTCAGACCGGCAAGACCAGCACCCTGCTGGCGATCATGGCGGACCTGAACCGCGAGAGTCAGTTTGCCTGTGCCTATGCCAATATCGAGGGCGCCCAGGCCGCGCGCGGGGATGCCACGCAAGGCATTCCAGCGGTGTGCAGCGCCATTGCACGGGCGATTGAGATTCATCTGGCCGATGCCCGCATCAAAACTTGGCTTGCCGGCGAGGGGCGCGGCGTCGTTGCCCAGGATCAGCTCACCGCCATGCTCGAGCACTGGGCGCAGATCTCGCCCAAGCCGGTAGTGCTGTTGCTTGATGAGGTCGATGCGCTGATCGGCGATACCCTGATCTCGCTGCTGCGCCAGATTCGCGCCGGTTACAACCAGCGCCCCGCGGCTTTTCCACACAGCATCATCCTCTGCGGCGTGCGCGATGTGCGCGACTATCGGATGCGCACGGCGGATCAGGAGATCATTACCGGCGGCAGTGCATTCAATATCAAAGCCAAGTCACTACGCATGGGAAATTTTACCGAGGATGAGACGCGCGCACTGTGGCAGCAGCACACCGAAGCCACCGGCCAGACCTTTGCACCGGAGATTTTTTCGCAGCTGTGGCTGGACACCCACGGCCAGCCCTGGCTGGTCAATGCTCTCGGGTATGAAGTGACCTGGGAAAACCGTGCGGCGCGTGATCGTAGCCGCCCCATCGTGCTGGAAGACTACCACGCCGGGCGCGAGCGGCTGATTCTCTCGCGCGCCACCCATCTCGATCAGCTCACCGACAAGCTCAAAGAGCCTCGGGTGCGCCAAGTGGTCGCGGCGTTGCTGTCCACCGAGCAGACCGAGCTACAAATGTCTGAGGATGATCTGCAATATGTCGCCGATTTGGGATTGATCACACGAAAACCTGATATTCACCTGAGCAATCGCATTTATCAGGAGATTATCCCCCGCGAACTCACGGCGGTGACGCAAGACACCATGATCCAGAAATCCGTCTGGTACCTGAACCCGCAGCATCGCCTCGACATGGACAAGCTGCTGGCCGCCTTTCAGCAGTTTTTTCGCGAAAACGGCGAGAGCTGGGTGGAGCGCTTCGACTACCGCGAGGCCGGTCCCCAGTTGCTGATCCAGGCGTTTTTGCAGCGCATTCTCAACGGCGGTGGGCGCCTGAGCCGGGAATATGCCCTGGGGCGACGGCGCACGGACTTGTTTTTGGAGTGGCCCCTCAATGAGGCGCAGGGCTTTTTCGGCCCGGTGCAGCGCGTGGTCATTGAGCTGAAACTCCTGCACGCCGGGCGCACGCTTAAGAGTCTGTTGCCCGAGAGTCTGGCGCAAACCGCCGACTATGCCGACAAAACCGGTGCCGAGGAGGCGCATCTGGTGATCTTCCACCGCGATGCCGCGCTCAGCTGGGAGCAGCGACTGTGGCGGCGCGAGGAACACCAGGGGTCGCGAACGATCCGCGTCTGGGGGTGTTGA